The Dehalogenimonas lykanthroporepellens BL-DC-9 genome includes a window with the following:
- a CDS encoding protein of unknown function DUF105 (PFAM: protein of unknown function DUF105~KEGG: deb:DehaBAV1_0623 hypothetical protein), whose amino-acid sequence MTDIIRREPVGEKYGITAEIVTHRVWPLEANTLVLHLPEPRPSLTSYLGYRRVTTVCNFYHPKDLWHAIDNRRLTFGHYFRWIHREALRQIVPGQKAAFLSTGVDMKYHAVAEEAFEEVWVQAWVTAGVATNAIRVGRDTAFGIERSGTWQPFDDHRMPAPGTINIIVLTSATLGQAALASSFVTITEAKTAALQDMDVRSSYNPEWSATGTSTDQICVVSGNGDECWFVSGQVKLGELMARAVTRAVKAAIEKCRAACEQD is encoded by the coding sequence ATGACCGATATCATCCGCAGAGAACCGGTCGGCGAAAAATACGGCATCACCGCCGAGATAGTCACCCATCGCGTCTGGCCGCTGGAGGCCAACACGCTGGTACTGCACCTGCCGGAGCCGCGGCCGTCGCTGACTTCCTACCTGGGATATCGCCGGGTAACGACGGTGTGTAATTTCTACCATCCCAAGGACCTGTGGCATGCTATCGATAACCGGCGGTTGACCTTCGGCCATTATTTCCGATGGATTCACCGGGAAGCGCTGAGACAGATAGTGCCCGGACAGAAGGCGGCCTTTCTGTCCACCGGGGTCGATATGAAATACCACGCCGTAGCCGAAGAGGCTTTCGAAGAAGTCTGGGTTCAAGCCTGGGTCACCGCCGGAGTGGCCACCAACGCTATCCGGGTCGGCCGGGACACCGCCTTCGGCATTGAACGTAGCGGCACCTGGCAACCCTTCGACGACCACCGGATGCCGGCCCCCGGTACCATCAATATCATCGTGCTGACCTCGGCCACACTGGGTCAGGCCGCCCTGGCCTCATCTTTCGTAACCATTACCGAAGCCAAGACCGCGGCGCTCCAGGATATGGATGTCCGCAGTTCTTACAACCCCGAGTGGTCGGCGACCGGAACTTCCACCGACCAGATATGCGTGGTTTCGGGGAACGGGGACGAATGCTGGTTCGTGTCCGGACAGGTCAAGCTGGGGGAACTCATGGCCCGGGCGGTTACCCGGGCGGTCAAGGCCGCCATCGAAAAATGCCGCGCCGCCTGCGAACAGGATTGA
- a CDS encoding protein of unknown function DUF541 (PFAM: protein of unknown function DUF541~KEGG: dev:DhcVS_974 hypothetical periplasmic protein) has protein sequence MKNKLLLSLAALMLVTVGIFASGCAGTTAVSGDSQQSGIWVSGNGKVSVTPDTANLSLGVQVEAVGLAEANQQAADVMDAVIEALKDNGIAEKDITTSGFNISPVYEYDKETGRNYIRGYQVSNTVNLKVREIENTGAVIDAAVAAGGDAVRVSNIYFSIDDLSPAQDDARELALLDAKAKAEQIARVTGVSLGKVTYVAETSSGGARVEAPGMVNDGKEGSVTPVLPGETDVVVTVQVIYSIK, from the coding sequence GTGAAAAACAAATTGCTACTCAGCCTTGCGGCTCTGATGCTGGTAACCGTCGGTATTTTTGCCAGCGGATGCGCCGGAACTACTGCCGTATCCGGGGATAGCCAACAGTCCGGAATCTGGGTCAGCGGCAACGGCAAGGTCAGCGTTACCCCTGACACCGCCAATCTAAGCCTGGGGGTTCAGGTGGAAGCGGTCGGTCTGGCTGAAGCCAACCAGCAGGCCGCCGATGTCATGGACGCGGTCATCGAAGCCCTCAAAGACAACGGGATAGCCGAAAAGGACATCACCACCAGCGGCTTCAACATCTCTCCGGTATATGAATACGACAAGGAAACCGGCCGTAATTATATCCGGGGCTACCAGGTCAGCAACACCGTCAATCTCAAGGTCCGCGAGATTGAGAATACCGGTGCGGTTATCGATGCCGCGGTTGCCGCCGGCGGCGACGCCGTCCGCGTCAGCAATATCTATTTCTCCATCGACGACCTTAGCCCGGCCCAGGACGACGCCCGTGAACTGGCTCTTCTGGACGCCAAGGCCAAGGCTGAACAAATCGCCCGTGTCACCGGTGTCAGCCTGGGCAAAGTCACCTATGTAGCCGAGACCTCTTCCGGCGGCGCCCGTGTGGAAGCGCCGGGAATGGTAAATGACGGCAAGGAAGGCTCTGTCACCCCGGTACTGCCCGGCGAGACCGACGTCGTCGTCACCGTTCAGGTTATCTACTCCATCAAATAG
- a CDS encoding protein of unknown function DUF81 (PFAM: protein of unknown function DUF81~KEGG: nca:Noca_2079 hypothetical protein), translating into MELLDYWFMFPVAVAIAAIAMFFGIGGAVLFSPFFALALSLRIDVAIALGLLIEVAGFGSGFIGFMRKKLVNFHLGTRLLPLTVLFAVVGAFVGKNLPPHILEYGLAVLLLGLAVAFLRKESGVTPTNTPLHPHDTAEAIKKYRYDYWRDFRREPVLFLSSAVGGTMVGLVSSGLGEINGYNFVKKLGMSPAMAAGTSVFVIAVTALTASLFNISYFTAASAEDIRVIGHIALFAVPGVIVGAQVGIALSRHIDRQKLAFFLPWFLAILGILTVIKTF; encoded by the coding sequence ATGGAACTTCTCGATTACTGGTTCATGTTTCCGGTTGCCGTAGCCATCGCCGCTATCGCCATGTTTTTCGGCATCGGCGGTGCGGTCTTGTTTTCCCCATTTTTTGCCCTGGCGCTGTCACTGCGCATCGATGTCGCCATCGCCCTCGGTCTGCTGATAGAGGTCGCCGGGTTCGGTAGCGGCTTTATCGGTTTCATGAGAAAGAAACTGGTTAATTTTCATCTGGGCACCCGGCTGTTGCCGCTGACGGTGCTCTTCGCTGTGGTCGGGGCCTTCGTCGGCAAGAACCTGCCACCTCACATCTTGGAATACGGTCTGGCCGTTCTTCTGCTGGGTCTGGCAGTGGCTTTCCTGCGCAAGGAAAGCGGTGTAACACCCACCAATACGCCCCTTCATCCTCACGATACCGCCGAAGCCATAAAAAAATACAGATATGATTATTGGCGTGACTTTCGCCGGGAGCCGGTGCTGTTTCTGTCCTCCGCGGTCGGCGGCACCATGGTCGGGCTGGTTTCATCCGGGCTGGGTGAAATCAACGGCTACAATTTCGTCAAAAAACTGGGGATGAGTCCGGCCATGGCCGCCGGAACTTCGGTCTTTGTCATCGCGGTGACCGCCCTGACGGCGTCGCTGTTCAATATCTCCTATTTCACTGCCGCCAGTGCTGAAGATATCCGGGTTATCGGCCACATCGCCCTTTTTGCCGTTCCCGGGGTCATTGTCGGCGCCCAGGTCGGTATCGCCCTTTCCCGTCACATTGATCGGCAGAAACTGGCTTTCTTTTTGCCCTGGTTTCTGGCGATACTGGGTATACTGACCGTCATCAAGACTTTTTAA
- a CDS encoding protein of unknown function DUF81 (PFAM: protein of unknown function DUF81~KEGG: aca:ACP_0714 hypothetical protein) has translation MDISLIILVIISSLAASTIAAVAGFGGAIIMLPVLVLAFGVQDAIPILTISQLMGNLWRVILNRTVLNWPIVRRFALGAIPTAVIGGIIFAVAPAGALTRVLGIFLLLIIVYRHTAWGKNQRMSLAGFLPLGAASGLMSATMGVVGPVAAPFFLAYGLVKGAYIGTEAMTTVVMHITKLGVYGGYNLLDLNTILIGLAIGVVMFLGTYLGKHILDRIPEGIFPYIIEGVLLFSGIMFIVQG, from the coding sequence ATGGATATCTCTCTGATAATCTTGGTCATAATTTCATCGTTGGCGGCTTCAACTATCGCAGCGGTGGCCGGATTCGGCGGCGCGATAATCATGCTTCCGGTACTGGTGTTAGCTTTCGGCGTTCAGGACGCCATCCCTATACTGACCATATCTCAGCTCATGGGCAATCTATGGCGAGTAATCTTAAACAGGACTGTACTTAATTGGCCGATAGTCCGCCGTTTCGCCCTGGGGGCCATACCGACCGCCGTCATCGGCGGGATTATATTTGCTGTAGCACCGGCGGGGGCACTGACCCGAGTGCTGGGCATATTTTTATTATTAATAATCGTATACCGCCATACTGCCTGGGGCAAAAACCAGCGCATGAGCCTGGCCGGGTTTCTGCCGCTGGGTGCCGCCAGCGGCCTCATGTCGGCCACCATGGGTGTGGTCGGTCCCGTCGCCGCGCCATTTTTCCTGGCATATGGTCTGGTTAAAGGCGCCTATATAGGTACCGAGGCGATGACCACCGTAGTCATGCATATCACCAAGCTGGGAGTGTACGGCGGGTACAATCTGTTGGACCTTAACACTATTCTCATCGGCCTGGCAATCGGTGTAGTGATGTTTCTGGGAACCTATCTGGGCAAACATATACTGGATAGAATACCCGAAGGGATTTTTCCATATATCATTGAGGGTGTGCTGTTATTCTCTGGAATCATGTTCATCGTTCAGGGCTGA
- a CDS encoding Radical SAM domain protein (KEGG: deb:DehaBAV1_0279 radical SAM domain-containing protein~PFAM: Radical SAM domain protein; cobalamin B12-binding domain protein~SMART: Elongator protein 3/MiaB/NifB) — MKILLVNPAKKDKEFFGHHSVFPNSLLYIAAVLEQAGHEVAIYDNQVDPRNPEDFAEFNPDIVGFSVLTGPVIEEALTQSAEFKRLNPSVAIVWGSAHPSVLPEQTLAESVIDYVVVGAGEYAMLELAEELKAPEPRLDKIEGLGWKRDGKIVMNPPRPFIDDLDALPDPAWHLINVPLYWDKSLNTSRGCPGKCTFCYSPLFHKSYIGELSAERIVAQMEILYQRYNIRFIRFFEDTFTGNRERLRRFCHLMIEKKLPVYWDCDSRIGLTDEDIALMARAGCVSVGLGVETGSQRLLKFIRKGIGVETVVKTVSRLVRHRIMPRLYFIAELPTETMEDFRQTQNLIRRLGKPPYQYMPYTPFPCTELYDYCVREKLLRPPSSLREWAGMGTLAAMNPYYLEVPRDMIDAALADLYRGYFIRPLWFSLKRMPWYFTRLKPTPAELWRGFRRFLSYWRSSP; from the coding sequence TTGAAAATACTGCTGGTCAACCCCGCAAAAAAAGATAAGGAATTCTTCGGCCACCATTCGGTTTTCCCCAACAGTCTGCTGTATATCGCGGCGGTGCTGGAACAGGCCGGACACGAGGTGGCGATATACGATAACCAGGTGGACCCGCGTAACCCTGAGGATTTCGCCGAATTCAATCCGGATATCGTCGGCTTTTCGGTGCTGACCGGGCCGGTCATCGAGGAAGCGCTGACCCAGTCCGCTGAATTCAAAAGGCTCAACCCGTCGGTCGCCATCGTCTGGGGTAGCGCCCATCCCTCGGTACTGCCGGAGCAGACCCTGGCCGAATCGGTGATAGACTATGTTGTGGTCGGCGCCGGTGAATACGCCATGCTAGAACTGGCCGAAGAGCTGAAAGCGCCGGAACCCCGGCTGGATAAAATCGAGGGCCTGGGCTGGAAACGCGACGGAAAAATTGTCATGAATCCGCCCCGCCCGTTCATCGACGACCTGGATGCCCTGCCGGACCCGGCCTGGCACCTCATCAATGTGCCGCTATACTGGGACAAGTCACTCAATACCAGCCGGGGCTGTCCCGGTAAATGCACCTTCTGTTACAGTCCGCTATTCCATAAAAGCTACATCGGAGAACTGTCAGCCGAGCGCATTGTGGCCCAGATGGAAATCCTGTACCAGCGATACAATATCCGCTTCATCCGTTTCTTCGAAGATACCTTCACCGGCAACCGGGAGCGACTCCGCCGTTTCTGCCACCTGATGATAGAGAAAAAACTGCCGGTTTACTGGGACTGCGATTCCCGCATCGGACTGACCGACGAGGACATCGCCCTCATGGCGCGCGCCGGCTGTGTTTCGGTCGGCCTGGGCGTGGAAACCGGCTCTCAGCGACTGTTGAAATTCATCCGCAAGGGTATCGGCGTGGAAACGGTGGTCAAAACGGTATCCCGCCTGGTGCGTCATCGTATCATGCCCCGGCTGTACTTCATCGCCGAACTGCCAACGGAAACCATGGAAGATTTCCGCCAGACACAGAATCTGATCCGCCGCCTGGGCAAGCCGCCCTATCAGTACATGCCCTATACGCCCTTCCCCTGCACCGAACTGTACGACTACTGCGTCCGGGAAAAACTGCTCCGGCCGCCGAGTTCCCTCAGAGAATGGGCCGGCATGGGCACGCTGGCGGCGATGAATCCCTATTACCTGGAAGTGCCTCGGGACATGATTGACGCCGCTCTGGCGGACCTCTACCGGGGATATTTCATCCGGCCGCTGTGGTTCAGCTTGAAGCGGATGCCCTGGTATTTCACCCGATTGAAACCGACACCGGCCGAGTTGTGGCGGGGTTTCAGAAGATTCCTGAGCTACTGGCGCTCCAGCCCCTGA
- a CDS encoding UvrD/REP helicase (PFAM: UvrD/REP helicase~KEGG: dev:DhcVS_979 UvrD/REP helicase), with the protein MKILADLNTAQRQAVEAIEGPVLIVAGPGSGKTRVITYRIAYLIKEVGIAPHRIMAVTFTNKAAREMKERLEKLAPGSVKDITMGTFHAICAGILRKEGQAIGIAREFVIFDADDQEKLLKRSAEEIGVDPKKFPLKTISGAISKAKSGMQTPEMFREKAHSYLEEIVGRMYEQYEKMLRANNALDFDDLLLKTVFLFQRRPEILKRYQERYVHIMVDEFQDTNLVQYELVKLLAGHYRNIAVVGDPDQSIYSWRAADLRNVFNFEKDFPDRSVHYLEQNYRSTSKILEAASGIIAHNQKRKDIKLWTENGSGEPLCILEAYNEQEEAQMVVREAEKLSASGQYKLSDMAVLYRTNAQSRVLEEYFIRYGVPYKLVAGTRFYERREVKDLIAYFRLIHNPADSVSLMRIINVPARGLGDKSIADLQNWARGQGLSLFEALAASAGEGEKPPLSARAIGAFASFYRMVESFIQAAAEKSLTELFDEILERTGYRAFLEAQPDGQERMENIAELHTVAEQFAALPPGEALSPFLESVSLVSDIDNLDETEGGVTLITLHQAKGLEFPVVFIVGLEERVLPHFRSLDDPAQMEEERRLCYVGVTRARERLYLLRAFRRNLMGGSMLNDPSRFLEAIPNELTTGTLPKAPPVHARTGASSPRSAPPTIGRVGTPSTGRPPVSAGGPSQTRVPAGKPAVAPYKTGDKVAHPIFGDGVVISSMPVRNDFEIVVSFKDVGLKKLLLGFAKLKRQ; encoded by the coding sequence ATGAAGATACTTGCTGATTTGAACACCGCCCAACGCCAGGCTGTGGAAGCCATCGAGGGTCCCGTCCTGATAGTCGCCGGCCCCGGTTCCGGCAAGACCAGGGTCATTACCTACCGCATTGCTTATCTGATTAAGGAAGTGGGCATCGCGCCCCACCGGATTATGGCGGTGACCTTCACCAACAAGGCCGCACGGGAGATGAAGGAGCGGCTGGAAAAACTGGCCCCCGGTTCGGTCAAGGACATCACCATGGGTACTTTCCATGCCATCTGTGCCGGCATCCTGCGCAAGGAAGGCCAGGCTATCGGTATCGCCCGGGAATTCGTCATATTCGATGCCGATGACCAGGAAAAACTGCTCAAGCGGTCAGCCGAAGAAATAGGCGTCGATCCCAAGAAGTTTCCGTTGAAGACCATATCCGGTGCCATCTCCAAGGCCAAAAGCGGGATGCAAACCCCGGAAATGTTCCGGGAAAAGGCCCATAGTTACCTGGAAGAAATCGTCGGTCGGATGTATGAGCAGTATGAGAAGATGCTCCGCGCCAACAACGCCCTGGACTTTGACGACCTACTGCTCAAGACCGTCTTTCTTTTCCAGCGCCGGCCGGAGATACTCAAGCGCTACCAGGAACGGTACGTTCATATCATGGTCGATGAGTTTCAGGATACCAACCTGGTGCAATACGAACTGGTCAAACTGCTGGCCGGCCATTATCGCAACATCGCCGTCGTCGGTGACCCGGACCAGTCGATATATTCCTGGCGAGCCGCCGATTTGCGCAACGTTTTCAATTTCGAAAAAGACTTTCCTGACCGGTCGGTACATTACCTGGAGCAGAATTACCGTTCCACTTCCAAAATTCTGGAAGCCGCCTCCGGCATCATCGCCCATAACCAGAAGCGCAAGGACATCAAGTTGTGGACGGAAAACGGTTCCGGGGAGCCGCTGTGTATCCTTGAGGCTTACAATGAACAGGAAGAAGCCCAGATGGTGGTACGGGAGGCTGAAAAGCTCAGCGCGTCCGGTCAATACAAACTATCCGACATGGCGGTGTTGTACCGGACCAACGCCCAGAGCCGGGTCCTGGAGGAATACTTCATTCGTTACGGGGTGCCTTACAAGCTGGTAGCCGGTACCCGGTTCTATGAAAGACGGGAGGTCAAGGATCTCATTGCCTATTTTCGGCTGATACATAACCCGGCCGATTCCGTCAGTCTTATGCGTATCATCAATGTGCCGGCACGGGGGCTGGGAGACAAGTCCATAGCCGACTTGCAGAACTGGGCCCGCGGGCAGGGGCTGTCTCTGTTCGAGGCTCTGGCGGCTTCGGCCGGCGAGGGTGAAAAACCGCCTTTGAGCGCTCGGGCCATCGGCGCTTTCGCCTCTTTTTATCGCATGGTTGAATCGTTTATTCAGGCCGCCGCTGAAAAAAGCCTGACGGAACTATTCGACGAAATTCTGGAGCGAACGGGATACCGGGCTTTTTTGGAAGCCCAGCCTGACGGTCAGGAAAGAATGGAAAACATCGCTGAACTTCATACTGTGGCCGAGCAGTTCGCCGCCCTGCCACCGGGCGAGGCTTTGTCGCCGTTCCTGGAAAGCGTCAGTCTGGTATCGGATATTGATAATCTGGACGAAACCGAAGGCGGCGTCACCCTGATAACCCTGCATCAGGCCAAGGGACTGGAGTTTCCGGTGGTTTTCATCGTCGGTCTGGAGGAACGCGTCCTGCCGCATTTCCGGTCGCTGGATGACCCGGCACAGATGGAAGAAGAACGCCGGTTGTGCTATGTCGGTGTCACCCGGGCCAGAGAGCGGCTTTATCTGTTGAGGGCGTTCCGGCGCAATCTTATGGGTGGCAGTATGCTGAATGACCCTTCCCGGTTCCTTGAAGCCATTCCAAATGAATTGACCACCGGCACCCTGCCCAAGGCACCTCCGGTTCACGCCAGGACTGGGGCTTCTTCGCCCAGGTCGGCGCCCCCGACCATAGGGCGAGTGGGGACTCCCTCAACCGGCAGGCCGCCTGTTTCCGCCGGGGGGCCGTCACAGACAAGGGTTCCCGCAGGAAAACCTGCCGTCGCCCCCTATAAGACCGGAGACAAGGTCGCTCACCCGATATTCGGTGACGGCGTCGTCATTTCCTCCATGCCCGTCAGAAATGATTTCGAGATTGTCGTCTCCTTTAAGGACGTCGGTCTCAAGAAACTCCTGCTCGGCTTCGCCAAATTGAAACGTCAATAA
- a CDS encoding protein of unknown function DUF123 (KEGG: pab:PAB1435 putative endonuclease~PFAM: protein of unknown function DUF123~SMART: Excinuclease ABC C subunit domain protein) translates to MTNGIYAILLDLPQNAVVRTRCKVFTLDAGYYTYIGSAMSGLEARINRHLRPNKRKHWHIDYLLERSVIFTIVCAKIDVRLECAVADGLAGLPGVSGFGATDCRCRSHLFFSDAPDILERQVMGAFERAGLDPLVRRYHELP, encoded by the coding sequence GTGACCAACGGTATTTATGCCATTCTGCTGGATTTACCTCAAAACGCTGTTGTCCGTACCCGCTGTAAGGTGTTCACACTGGATGCCGGTTATTACACTTATATCGGTTCGGCGATGAGCGGTCTCGAAGCCCGTATCAATCGGCACCTGCGTCCGAATAAAAGAAAGCACTGGCATATCGATTACCTTCTGGAACGGAGTGTGATATTCACTATTGTCTGTGCCAAAATCGATGTCCGGTTGGAATGCGCCGTCGCTGACGGTCTGGCCGGATTGCCCGGTGTTTCCGGTTTCGGCGCGACTGATTGCCGTTGCCGGTCGCATCTGTTCTTCAGCGATGCCCCCGACATTCTGGAACGGCAGGTGATGGGTGCTTTCGAACGTGCCGGGCTCGACCCGCTGGTCCGGCGCTACCATGAGTTGCCGTAG
- a CDS encoding ADP-ribosylation/Crystallin J1 (PFAM: ADP-ribosylation/Crystallin J1~KEGG: gbm:Gbem_2034 ADP-ribosylation/Crystallin J1), which translates to MLGAITGDIVGSIYEFDNNRQTSFPLFTPESDFTDDTVLTVATAECLLSGGDYTVFYKEYGHRFPGRGYGGRFQEWLESNSTLPYNSYGNGSAMRVSPAGFAFRTLEETLYEAQRSAVATHNHPEGVKGAQAVAAAIFLSRRGRAREYIREFITNAFGYDLSRSSDEIRPGYAFNETCRGSVPEAIIAFLESTDFESALRLAVSLGGDSDTIACITGSIAEAYYGGVPEPIAAEVWRRLPDELAEVVDRFHRRFAI; encoded by the coding sequence ATGCTGGGAGCCATCACCGGTGACATCGTCGGTTCAATATACGAATTCGACAACAACCGCCAAACATCGTTTCCGTTATTCACCCCGGAATCCGACTTCACCGACGACACCGTGCTGACGGTGGCAACCGCCGAATGTCTGTTGTCCGGTGGTGATTATACTGTCTTTTATAAGGAATATGGCCACCGGTTCCCCGGACGCGGTTACGGCGGCCGTTTTCAGGAGTGGCTGGAATCCAACAGCACACTACCTTACAACAGCTACGGCAATGGCTCGGCGATGCGGGTTTCGCCGGCCGGCTTCGCCTTCAGGACACTGGAGGAAACCCTCTACGAAGCACAACGTTCCGCCGTTGCCACTCATAATCACCCTGAAGGTGTTAAGGGTGCCCAGGCGGTGGCCGCCGCCATTTTTCTGTCCCGGCGCGGCCGCGCCCGGGAATACATCCGAGAATTCATTACCAATGCTTTCGGATATGATCTCAGCAGAAGTTCAGATGAAATCAGGCCCGGTTACGCCTTCAACGAAACCTGCCGGGGGTCGGTGCCCGAGGCCATTATCGCCTTCCTGGAATCAACGGATTTCGAGAGCGCCCTCCGGCTGGCCGTCAGCCTGGGCGGTGATTCCGATACCATAGCCTGTATCACCGGAAGTATCGCCGAGGCATATTACGGCGGCGTACCGGAACCGATTGCCGCCGAAGTGTGGCGCCGTCTGCCGGATGAACTGGCGGAAGTGGTGGATCGATTCCACCGGCGATTCGCGATATGA
- a CDS encoding conserved hypothetical protein (KEGG: deg:DehalGT_0061 hypothetical protein), producing MKFSTDRNRAGYNTAMYNKPGKLLTKSRFMAGLQCPRYLWLTTNQPKSLPAPDLVTRNVFDQGHQVGELAKKLFPDGVDLAGLGFQQSITETARRLKYRQPVFEAAIRAGQLYARIDILAPAANGGWDIVEVKSSTSVKEEHTVDVAFQKHVAVAYGLPVNRCRLTHLNRDFVKNGDIDPNDLFIVTDITDEVSELSGGIADSVEDMLNTISGNCPDPFISRACNYPHICPLKPECWQVLPEHPVTSLYRGGEKTDELLRMGVTGITDIPAGFSLNEKQSIQLECVRTGRDHRNRPELRDFLKSLPYPHYYLDFETFNTAIPLFDGTRPYQQVPFQFSLHTAAAPEAPLEHRGFLYRGQGDPRPEFISALREALGDGGRIIVYNQSFEQDILERLADAFPEYREWVADVIDRMADLLVPFRAFHYYHPNQRGSASLKNVLPAVTGTGYDGLNIANGQVASIRYFNAVYGNKNEAMAELFADLEEYCGQDTEGMAWIMDRLKILAEDEPTSTNDMA from the coding sequence ATGAAGTTTTCGACAGACCGTAACCGCGCAGGCTACAATACTGCAATGTATAACAAACCCGGCAAGCTGTTGACTAAATCCCGGTTCATGGCCGGTTTACAGTGCCCGCGTTACCTGTGGTTGACCACCAACCAGCCAAAAAGCCTGCCGGCGCCGGACCTGGTCACCCGGAACGTTTTCGACCAGGGGCACCAGGTCGGCGAACTGGCAAAGAAGCTCTTCCCCGACGGCGTCGACCTGGCAGGTCTTGGCTTTCAGCAGTCCATCACCGAAACCGCCCGACGCCTGAAGTACCGGCAACCGGTTTTCGAAGCGGCTATCCGGGCTGGTCAGCTTTACGCACGTATCGATATCTTGGCCCCGGCCGCCAATGGGGGCTGGGATATCGTGGAAGTCAAGAGCAGTACCTCCGTCAAGGAAGAGCATACCGTTGACGTAGCTTTTCAGAAGCATGTGGCGGTCGCTTATGGCCTGCCCGTCAACCGGTGCCGTCTGACTCACCTGAACCGGGACTTCGTCAAGAACGGCGACATTGACCCGAATGACCTGTTCATCGTCACCGATATCACCGACGAGGTTTCGGAACTCTCCGGCGGCATCGCCGACAGTGTCGAGGATATGCTGAACACCATATCCGGGAACTGCCCCGACCCCTTCATCTCGCGCGCCTGTAACTACCCCCATATCTGTCCGTTGAAGCCGGAGTGCTGGCAGGTACTGCCGGAACACCCGGTGACCAGCCTGTACCGGGGCGGTGAAAAAACCGACGAACTGTTGCGAATGGGTGTCACCGGCATCACCGATATTCCAGCCGGTTTCAGCCTCAACGAGAAGCAGTCCATCCAGCTGGAGTGCGTCCGCACCGGCCGGGACCATCGCAACCGGCCTGAATTGCGGGATTTCCTGAAAAGCCTGCCCTACCCCCACTATTACCTGGATTTCGAGACATTCAATACGGCCATACCGTTGTTCGACGGCACCCGGCCTTACCAGCAGGTGCCGTTCCAGTTTTCCCTGCACACCGCCGCCGCTCCGGAAGCACCACTTGAACACCGCGGATTCCTCTACCGTGGCCAGGGTGACCCGCGTCCGGAATTCATCAGCGCTTTAAGAGAGGCGTTGGGGGACGGCGGCCGTATCATCGTCTATAATCAAAGCTTCGAACAGGACATTCTGGAACGACTGGCCGATGCCTTCCCGGAGTACCGGGAGTGGGTTGCCGATGTCATCGACCGAATGGCGGACCTGCTGGTGCCGTTCCGGGCTTTCCACTACTACCACCCGAACCAGCGGGGCAGTGCCTCGCTGAAGAACGTCCTGCCGGCGGTAACCGGCACCGGTTACGACGGGCTTAATATCGCCAACGGGCAGGTGGCCAGCATCAGGTATTTCAACGCGGTGTACGGCAATAAAAACGAGGCGATGGCGGAGTTGTTCGCCGACCTGGAAGAGTATTGCGGGCAGGATACCGAAGGCATGGCCTGGATAATGGACAGGCTGAAGATTCTGGCCGAAGACGAACCGACCAGTACTAATGACATGGCTTGA